Proteins encoded within one genomic window of Desulfonatronospira thiodismutans ASO3-1:
- a CDS encoding ferritin-like domain-containing protein, producing the protein MSQKADRHKNLPHPMRITNQVLSRRSLLRTGAGALGIFLAAPGLTWASPGDTRQSEEAIELMILALQHEHGAFVQYANHAALLSMWLEEDLTRTYETIIADEVSHAISLVTALKKSGAEPTLAVWPARSGDDPGTLLRQDIAAEENAVEIYRRIIDLDISSGLRTELEKILKAEKAHQEVFEELLSRAG; encoded by the coding sequence GTGAGCCAAAAAGCAGACAGACACAAGAATCTACCCCATCCCATGCGCATAACCAACCAGGTCCTCTCCCGCCGCAGTCTATTGCGCACCGGAGCCGGGGCCCTGGGCATTTTCCTGGCCGCCCCCGGTCTGACCTGGGCCTCACCAGGTGACACCAGGCAATCTGAAGAGGCCATAGAGCTCATGATTCTCGCCCTGCAGCATGAACACGGAGCCTTTGTCCAGTACGCCAACCACGCTGCCCTGCTGTCCATGTGGCTGGAAGAGGACCTCACCCGGACCTATGAGACAATCATAGCCGACGAAGTAAGCCATGCCATCTCCCTGGTCACAGCTCTTAAAAAGTCCGGGGCTGAACCCACTCTTGCTGTCTGGCCCGCCAGAAGCGGGGACGATCCCGGAACCCTTCTTCGCCAGGACATTGCCGCAGAAGAAAACGCAGTGGAAATCTACCGGCGGATCATTGACCTGGACATTTCCTCCGGGCTGCGCACTGAGCTGGAGAAAATCCTGAAAGCTGAGAAGGCCCACCAGGAAGTCTTTGAAGAACTTCTGAGCCGGGCCGGGTAG
- a CDS encoding sensor histidine kinase has product MKNTPEAENTGLRNSLRSRMAIWIAALACLFALAGAGISLAVGFNLLDRDFQRNVRSHMQLASISLKAPVRQIDYLELRDQVQAILDYQGITGVRIMDHNREILHEDGEFTRTILQEDITSGQETLGYIEVSFSRDSLLSNMLFIFYTGLGLLLLLVPGFIFLTWRLSGYYLQDLSHLTRCIKENTCQELPQYPGLQRKDEVGLLAWALKHRDQDLTRYHLELDNYKNHLEDMVEKRTQELKRSQMLKQTILNSIPDAIALINTADLTIQDVNTAFLERFGLERSQVLGRHCYNIMYGYQEPCHHYDMLCPINEYVQHGKPCVTEHRHYNHKNEIIHVEVAAWPVFEENGHVEQLVHVSRDITQKKKVEELREDVERIVRHDLKTPLNGVIGMAELLTEDEDMNSEQREFAGHILESGRRMLHMINHSLDLYKMEEGTYQMRPESFDLQELLQHLRQETSRIRKYKDLQLNFFLNGEPLQEDRQIPVLGEKTNIQSMLANLITNAIEAAPESSQVTVSIQQYAEYMHIDIHNYGTVPQEIRERFFERYATSGKTKGTGLGTFSARLIARSHGGDIDFSTSEDKGTHVRVKLPLTPLDHQLDRTADMIQ; this is encoded by the coding sequence ATGAAAAACACCCCGGAAGCTGAAAACACCGGCCTGCGCAACTCCCTGCGCTCCCGCATGGCCATCTGGATAGCCGCCCTGGCCTGCCTCTTTGCCCTGGCCGGCGCGGGGATAAGCCTGGCTGTGGGCTTTAACCTTCTGGACCGCGACTTCCAGCGCAATGTCCGTTCTCATATGCAGCTGGCCTCCATCTCCCTTAAAGCCCCGGTGCGGCAGATAGATTACCTGGAACTGCGCGACCAGGTCCAGGCCATCCTGGATTACCAGGGTATAACCGGGGTGCGCATCATGGACCACAACCGGGAAATACTCCATGAAGACGGAGAGTTCACCCGGACCATCCTCCAGGAGGACATAACCTCCGGACAGGAAACCCTTGGATACATAGAAGTCTCCTTTTCCCGGGACAGCCTTCTCTCCAACATGCTGTTCATTTTCTACACCGGCCTGGGCCTGCTTTTACTTCTGGTCCCCGGTTTCATCTTCCTGACATGGAGGCTCAGCGGTTACTATCTGCAGGATCTGTCCCACCTCACCCGCTGCATCAAGGAGAACACCTGCCAGGAACTTCCCCAGTACCCGGGACTGCAGAGAAAAGACGAGGTGGGCCTTCTGGCCTGGGCCCTCAAACACCGGGACCAGGACCTGACCAGATACCACCTGGAACTGGACAATTACAAAAACCACCTGGAAGACATGGTGGAAAAGCGCACCCAGGAGCTCAAGCGCTCCCAGATGCTTAAGCAGACCATTCTAAACAGCATCCCCGACGCCATAGCCCTGATAAATACCGCAGATCTGACCATCCAGGACGTAAACACCGCGTTTCTGGAGCGCTTCGGCCTGGAGCGCAGCCAGGTCCTGGGCAGGCACTGCTACAATATCATGTACGGCTATCAGGAGCCCTGCCACCACTACGACATGCTCTGCCCCATAAATGAATACGTACAGCACGGCAAACCCTGTGTCACCGAACATCGCCACTACAATCACAAAAACGAGATCATACACGTTGAGGTTGCGGCCTGGCCGGTTTTTGAGGAAAACGGGCACGTGGAGCAACTGGTCCATGTCAGCCGGGACATTACCCAGAAAAAGAAAGTAGAAGAATTAAGAGAGGATGTGGAGCGCATTGTCCGTCATGACCTCAAGACCCCGCTAAACGGTGTCATCGGCATGGCCGAACTTTTAACCGAAGATGAGGACATGAATTCAGAGCAGCGCGAGTTTGCAGGTCATATCCTGGAATCAGGCAGACGAATGCTGCACATGATCAATCACTCCCTGGATCTTTACAAAATGGAGGAAGGCACCTACCAGATGCGGCCTGAAAGCTTTGATCTGCAGGAACTACTCCAGCACCTCAGGCAGGAAACCTCCAGAATCAGGAAATACAAAGACCTGCAGCTGAACTTTTTTCTCAACGGCGAACCACTGCAAGAAGACCGGCAAATCCCGGTATTAGGAGAAAAGACCAATATACAGTCCATGCTGGCCAATCTGATTACCAACGCCATAGAGGCCGCTCCGGAAAGTTCGCAGGTAACTGTAAGCATCCAGCAGTATGCGGAGTATATGCATATAGACATCCACAATTACGGAACAGTACCTCAAGAGATCCGGGAGAGATTCTTTGAACGTTACGCCACTTCCGGCAAAACCAAGGGCACCGGTCTGGGCACCTTCAGTGCCAGGCTCATCGCCCGCTCCCACGGTGGAGATATTGATTTCAGCACTTCAGAGGACAAAGGCACCCATGTCCGGGTCAAGCTGCCATTAACCCCCCTTGACCATCAGCTGGACAGGACTGCAGACATGATACAGTGA
- a CDS encoding pyridoxamine 5'-phosphate oxidase family protein encodes MELKEYFENTKGTGVLSTADSQGNVDCAIYARPHVMQDGNIALIMRHRLSRQNLQSNPRAAYMFIEQGPGYKGKRFFLTKTGEEQDQEKIQSMSRRSSHADQDLNPEPRSLVYFRIEKELPLVGSGE; translated from the coding sequence ATGGAACTCAAGGAATACTTCGAAAACACCAAAGGGACCGGTGTGTTGTCCACCGCAGACAGCCAGGGTAATGTGGACTGTGCCATCTATGCCAGGCCACATGTGATGCAGGACGGCAACATCGCCCTGATCATGCGCCACCGCCTTTCCCGGCAGAACCTGCAGTCCAACCCCAGGGCAGCTTACATGTTTATCGAGCAGGGACCTGGATACAAAGGCAAGCGTTTTTTTCTCACCAAAACCGGCGAAGAGCAGGATCAGGAGAAAATCCAGTCCATGAGCAGGCGCTCCTCCCACGCCGATCAGGACCTGAACCCCGAGCCCAGGTCTCTGGTATATTTCCGCATTGAAAAGGAATTGCCCCTGGTGGGTTCCGGCGAATAA
- a CDS encoding SDR family oxidoreductase translates to MDQAQTQKVLVLGASGYVGGRLVPLLLEKGFQVRAAARNTDKLSCRDYASHPGFEPFRVDVMDQDSLDKACQGCRAAFYLVHSMGPDKDKKSDFESKDRQAARNMVAASEKAGLKQIIYLGGLGEDDEDLSHHLKSRLEVGRILQDSSVPLTFLKAAMILGSGSASFEIMRYLVERLPVMITPTWVHTDCQPIAITNVLGYLAGSLDNPDAMGKSFDIGGPDILSYAKLFQIYAGEAGLAPRLIIPVPVLSPRLSSYWIHLVTPVPASIAAPLAQGLKNTVVCRENTIREVIPQELVSCREAIKRALEHSGRDRDSTCWRDAGEISVPEWTTCSDSRYAGGSIYEIAYQVHLGAPPEKVWPVIEGIGGENGWYYANSLWRLRGLADKIMGGSGYRKGRRSREELRFGDTVDFWKVIQVQKNEHLKLLAEMKMPGEATLEFELQPEGTSRSILVQRTRFYPRGLPGIAYWKSLVPFHNQLFKGMLRGISRKTGARIIKGPIRAGKKDSCRIQ, encoded by the coding sequence ATGGACCAGGCACAGACGCAAAAGGTCCTGGTGCTGGGTGCCAGTGGCTACGTAGGGGGCAGGCTGGTCCCCCTTCTTCTGGAAAAAGGCTTTCAGGTCCGGGCCGCCGCCAGGAACACGGACAAGCTCTCCTGCAGGGATTATGCTTCTCACCCGGGCTTTGAGCCCTTCAGGGTGGACGTCATGGACCAGGACAGCCTGGATAAGGCCTGCCAGGGCTGCCGGGCGGCGTTTTACCTGGTGCACTCCATGGGCCCGGACAAGGACAAAAAAAGCGACTTCGAGTCCAAAGACAGGCAGGCCGCCCGCAACATGGTGGCCGCCTCTGAAAAGGCCGGCCTGAAGCAGATCATCTACCTTGGCGGCCTGGGCGAGGACGACGAAGACCTTAGCCACCACCTCAAGTCCAGGCTGGAAGTGGGCCGGATCCTGCAGGACTCCAGTGTTCCCCTCACCTTTCTCAAGGCCGCCATGATCCTTGGTTCCGGCAGCGCCTCCTTTGAAATCATGCGCTACCTGGTGGAGCGCCTGCCGGTGATGATCACCCCCACCTGGGTGCATACCGACTGCCAGCCCATCGCCATAACCAACGTCCTGGGCTACCTGGCCGGAAGCCTGGACAACCCGGACGCCATGGGCAAAAGCTTTGACATCGGCGGACCGGATATCCTGAGCTATGCCAAGCTCTTTCAGATTTACGCCGGGGAAGCCGGCCTGGCCCCCAGGCTGATAATCCCGGTACCCGTCCTGAGCCCCAGACTCAGTTCCTACTGGATTCACCTGGTTACCCCGGTCCCCGCAAGCATTGCCGCTCCCCTGGCCCAAGGGCTGAAAAACACCGTTGTCTGCCGGGAAAACACCATCCGGGAAGTCATCCCCCAGGAGCTTGTCTCCTGCAGGGAAGCCATAAAAAGGGCCCTGGAGCATTCCGGACGGGACCGGGACAGTACCTGCTGGCGCGACGCCGGGGAAATAAGTGTTCCCGAATGGACCACCTGCTCGGATTCCCGGTATGCCGGCGGAAGCATTTATGAAATCGCCTACCAGGTGCACCTTGGTGCTCCCCCTGAAAAAGTCTGGCCGGTAATCGAGGGCATCGGAGGGGAAAACGGCTGGTACTACGCCAATTCTTTGTGGCGCTTAAGGGGATTGGCGGACAAGATTATGGGCGGCTCAGGCTACCGTAAGGGACGCCGGTCCCGGGAAGAACTACGCTTCGGAGACACGGTGGACTTCTGGAAGGTCATCCAGGTGCAGAAAAACGAGCATCTGAAACTTTTGGCGGAAATGAAAATGCCCGGGGAAGCCACGCTGGAGTTTGAACTCCAGCCCGAGGGAACCAGCCGGAGCATCCTGGTGCAGAGAACCAGGTTTTACCCCAGAGGACTTCCAGGCATCGCCTACTGGAAAAGTCTGGTACCCTTTCACAACCAGCTTTTTAAAGGCATGCTCAGGGGCATATCCAGAAAAACCGGGGCACGCATCATAAAAGGCCCCATTCGGGCTGGAAAAAAGGACAGCTGCCGCATTCAGTGA
- a CDS encoding 23S rRNA (pseudouridine(1915)-N(3))-methyltransferase RlmH, with protein sequence MRGIKIVLVGRFQKGFFREAFDFYLQRVRKVTQAEVVEVKEVRHRDPDLRMQKEGENILARLGPRDLLLVMDEKGTALGSGSMARELSRWEEDPGCVPCFVVGGAYGLSENVRSRADRLIGLGPMTLPHELAAVVLMEQIYRAQCISRGHPYHH encoded by the coding sequence ATGCGCGGGATTAAAATTGTGCTGGTGGGCAGGTTTCAAAAGGGATTTTTCCGGGAGGCCTTTGACTTTTATCTCCAGCGGGTCAGGAAAGTGACCCAGGCGGAAGTGGTGGAGGTAAAAGAGGTGCGGCACAGGGATCCAGACCTGCGCATGCAAAAGGAAGGCGAAAATATCCTGGCCAGGTTAGGTCCCAGGGATTTGCTTCTGGTCATGGATGAAAAAGGCACAGCCCTTGGGTCCGGTTCCATGGCCCGGGAACTGAGCAGATGGGAGGAAGATCCCGGATGTGTGCCCTGCTTCGTAGTGGGCGGGGCTTATGGGCTGTCTGAAAACGTGCGCTCCAGGGCGGACAGGCTCATTGGCCTGGGACCCATGACCTTGCCCCATGAGCTGGCTGCAGTGGTATTAATGGAGCAGATTTACCGGGCTCAGTGCATAAGCAGGGGGCATCCGTATCATCACTGA
- the sucD gene encoding succinate--CoA ligase subunit alpha → MKLNEHMSKELLKGAGILVPRGEMIGPGDIRDFAPEFEFPWVVKAMVLTGGRGKAGGVRVVQNREEFETAARQILGMQIKGESVPFVRVEPASHIQREMYLSMTLDRQQKSLVLTAGRTGGVDIESSGRDNILSLTLDPGLGLHDFQIRRVFFHLDLDKSMFRSFSGLLKNLYTAFTRNRLLLAEINPLVLTGGQELTALDGKVELDDNYVQINRGLLGYHVPEHLGEQERLAGEAGLSYHRLDGRVGMVVNGAGLAMATMDLLNFSGVPAANFLDLGGGADQERISRALDILFNDPGVELVFINIFGGILSCEKVALALAAALEEASVARPMVVRFSGFKAREAGRIIQGLNADNIYYVQDLARALEALKELSSSPGGGQKFQRIEFPPAQEKKRTPKKNEPAPFPLNKNTPVLVQGITGREGMLHAREMQNFGTRIVAGVTPFKGGSHVEGVPVFDSVHKACMEHDIQASVIFVPGAAAADAVMEAVDMHIPWVVCITEGIPQQDMMRLLPAIRRSGTRLVGPNTPGIMVPGQTKLGIMPASIFSRGPVAILSRSGTLTYECVQSLTSAGMGQCMCLGVGGDPYVGLDFRDIFPLLQRDPACRAVLVLGEIGGTAEEDLARELDEMGFDKPVLGFVAGQTAPPGKRLGHAGAILDEHSGGIRAKLQVMHECGITICPDLASIPAMVEKVL, encoded by the coding sequence ATGAAGCTCAATGAACATATGAGCAAAGAGCTGTTGAAGGGGGCCGGGATTCTGGTGCCCCGGGGGGAGATGATCGGGCCCGGAGATATAAGGGATTTTGCCCCGGAATTTGAATTTCCCTGGGTGGTCAAGGCCATGGTTCTCACCGGTGGACGGGGCAAGGCCGGGGGAGTCAGAGTTGTGCAAAACCGGGAGGAATTCGAGACTGCTGCCCGGCAGATTCTGGGGATGCAGATAAAGGGCGAAAGCGTGCCCTTTGTCCGGGTGGAGCCGGCCAGCCATATCCAGCGGGAAATGTATCTGTCCATGACCCTGGACAGGCAGCAAAAAAGCCTGGTGCTCACCGCCGGGCGCACCGGCGGGGTGGATATCGAGTCCAGCGGCAGGGACAATATCCTGTCCCTGACCCTGGATCCGGGCCTGGGGCTGCATGACTTTCAGATACGCCGGGTCTTTTTTCACCTGGATCTGGACAAGAGCATGTTTAGATCCTTTTCCGGGCTTCTGAAAAATCTATACACGGCCTTCACCAGGAACCGCCTGCTGCTGGCGGAGATAAACCCCCTGGTACTCACCGGCGGACAAGAGCTCACAGCCTTAGACGGCAAGGTGGAGCTGGACGACAACTACGTGCAGATAAACAGGGGGCTTCTGGGTTATCATGTCCCGGAACACCTGGGAGAGCAGGAAAGACTGGCCGGGGAAGCAGGACTCAGCTACCACAGGCTGGACGGCAGGGTGGGCATGGTGGTCAACGGTGCCGGACTGGCCATGGCCACCATGGATTTACTCAATTTTTCCGGTGTTCCGGCGGCCAATTTTCTGGATCTGGGTGGAGGGGCCGACCAGGAGCGCATATCCAGGGCCCTGGATATTCTTTTTAATGATCCCGGGGTGGAACTGGTCTTTATAAATATTTTCGGCGGCATTCTTTCCTGTGAAAAAGTGGCTCTGGCCCTGGCTGCAGCCCTGGAGGAGGCATCCGTTGCCAGGCCCATGGTGGTTCGTTTTTCCGGTTTCAAGGCCCGGGAGGCGGGCAGGATCATCCAGGGGCTGAATGCAGACAATATTTATTATGTCCAGGATCTTGCCCGGGCCCTGGAAGCTTTGAAAGAACTAAGTTCCAGCCCGGGGGGCGGGCAGAAGTTCCAGCGCATTGAGTTTCCCCCTGCACAGGAAAAAAAGAGAACTCCGAAAAAAAATGAGCCTGCGCCTTTTCCCCTGAACAAAAATACCCCGGTGCTGGTTCAGGGCATAACCGGGCGTGAGGGCATGCTGCATGCCCGGGAAATGCAGAACTTCGGCACCAGGATAGTGGCCGGGGTTACCCCCTTCAAGGGCGGAAGCCATGTGGAGGGTGTGCCGGTCTTTGACAGTGTGCACAAGGCCTGTATGGAGCATGATATCCAGGCCTCGGTTATATTTGTCCCCGGAGCAGCGGCTGCGGATGCTGTCATGGAAGCCGTGGACATGCACATCCCCTGGGTGGTGTGCATCACCGAGGGCATCCCGCAGCAGGATATGATGAGACTGTTGCCGGCCATCCGCAGGTCCGGCACCAGGCTGGTGGGCCCCAATACTCCGGGGATAATGGTTCCGGGACAGACCAAGCTGGGCATCATGCCGGCCTCCATCTTTTCCCGGGGGCCGGTGGCGATTTTATCCAGAAGCGGCACCCTGACCTATGAGTGCGTCCAGTCTCTGACCAGCGCCGGCATGGGGCAGTGCATGTGCCTGGGTGTGGGCGGGGACCCGTACGTGGGCCTGGATTTCAGGGATATTTTTCCCCTGCTGCAAAGAGACCCGGCCTGCCGGGCCGTACTGGTGCTGGGGGAGATCGGGGGTACAGCCGAGGAGGACCTGGCCCGGGAGCTGGACGAGATGGGATTCGACAAACCGGTACTGGGCTTTGTGGCCGGGCAGACGGCTCCTCCGGGCAAAAGGCTGGGCCATGCCGGGGCCATCCTGGATGAGCACTCCGGCGGGATCCGGGCCAAGCTGCAGGTCATGCATGAATGCGGCATAACCATCTGCCCTGATCTGGCCTCCATACCTGCAATGGTGGAAAAGGTTCTGTAA
- the lysA gene encoding diaminopimelate decarboxylase has product MNFFEYRNGELYAEDISIKELVQEFDTPLYVYSAKTLRRHYEAFDSAFEGTRHMTCFSVKANSNICVLKLLGQMGAGVDIVSGGELFRALKAGIDPQKIVYSGVGKREHEIREALLSNILMFNVESRQELERINQVASEMEVQARISLRINPDVDPQTHPYISTGLKKNKFGLELEQAWESYKLARELSNIEPVGIDCHIGSQLTSVEPFLEALERIKSFYGRLQELGLDIKYLDLGGGLGITYDQEEPPHPAEFGRAVKESLKDTDLTLILEPGRVIAGNAGIMVTRVLYTKGTPSKNFVIVDAAMNDLMRPSLYGSYHRIEPVQEKSGRLYTADVVGPICETGDFLAQGRELPRLEQDDLLAVHSAGAYGFTMASQYNSRPRPAEVLVDNDQAVLARRREVYFDLLQLEEQCF; this is encoded by the coding sequence ATGAATTTTTTTGAATACAGAAACGGCGAGCTTTATGCAGAGGATATAAGTATCAAGGAACTGGTGCAGGAGTTTGACACCCCGCTTTATGTCTATTCCGCCAAGACCCTGCGTCGGCATTACGAGGCCTTTGATTCCGCCTTTGAAGGCACAAGACACATGACCTGTTTTTCGGTCAAGGCAAATTCCAATATCTGCGTACTAAAGCTCTTGGGTCAGATGGGTGCAGGCGTGGATATAGTCTCCGGAGGAGAGCTTTTCCGGGCTCTCAAGGCCGGGATAGATCCGCAGAAGATAGTTTATTCCGGGGTGGGCAAAAGGGAGCACGAAATCCGGGAAGCCCTGCTTTCCAACATCCTTATGTTCAACGTGGAGTCCAGGCAGGAACTGGAAAGGATCAACCAGGTGGCTTCGGAAATGGAAGTGCAGGCCAGAATCAGCCTGCGCATCAATCCGGACGTGGATCCGCAGACGCATCCCTATATCTCCACCGGGCTCAAGAAGAACAAGTTCGGCCTGGAACTGGAACAGGCCTGGGAGTCCTACAAGCTGGCCAGAGAGCTTTCCAATATTGAGCCGGTGGGAATCGACTGCCATATCGGTTCCCAGCTTACCAGCGTGGAACCTTTCCTGGAGGCCCTGGAGCGCATCAAGTCTTTTTATGGCCGGCTTCAGGAGCTGGGGCTTGATATAAAGTATCTGGACCTGGGCGGCGGCCTGGGCATTACCTATGACCAGGAAGAACCTCCTCACCCGGCGGAATTCGGCCGCGCGGTAAAGGAAAGCCTAAAAGACACGGACCTGACCCTGATCCTGGAGCCGGGACGGGTCATTGCCGGTAATGCCGGGATCATGGTCACCAGGGTGCTCTATACCAAGGGAACGCCTTCCAAGAATTTTGTAATTGTGGATGCCGCCATGAACGATCTGATGCGGCCGTCATTGTATGGTTCATACCACCGTATAGAGCCGGTACAGGAAAAAAGCGGACGTCTTTATACCGCGGACGTGGTGGGACCCATCTGCGAGACCGGGGATTTTCTGGCCCAGGGCAGGGAACTTCCACGGCTCGAACAGGACGACCTCCTGGCTGTGCATTCGGCCGGGGCTTACGGGTTCACCATGGCCTCGCAGTACAACTCCAGGCCCCGCCCGGCCGAGGTCTTAGTGGACAATGACCAAGCCGTACTGGCCAGGCGCAGGGAAGTCTACTTTGATCTCCTGCAGCTGGAAGAGCAGTGTTTTTAA
- the mutS gene encoding DNA mismatch repair protein MutS gives MPQVSGWKNIPENVKLTPMLEQYMQIKQDYPDCLLFFRMGDFYELFFEDAETAARELQITLTARNPNAELKVPMCGVPYHACEEYLRQLLEKGHKVAVCDQVEDPGAAKGLVKREVTRVLTPGTVVEDSSLEARENNYLGALFWDTSRGRGGLAWAEFSTGEWTGLELKNEDELWQWLQKINPSEILVAQGYEPPRAHVGLQPRINFVPAGSYFEPRSAREMILRSQQAVSLQVLDLEDKPCLVRACGAILMYMVQTHKKELTHLASFKPMNLTRYLYLDEVTIRNLELFRTLGGQKGPGTLLHVLDRTLTPMGARYLQTRLRQPWKEPGPINDNQQTVDCLYKDNNLRELLRLELDQAYDLERLNTRIALNRCNPKDLAALLRSLQILPGIKKALQGMQDKPGLVNKTLENWDDMQDLCFTLEKALVENPPHLITEGGIFRSGYDSRLDELIELTDHGESKLKELLEKERTQNDLPKLKLGYNRVFGYYFELSRAVKDSVPEHFQRRQTLASSERYLTPELKDLENSMLSAAEQRKSREMDLFGELRQFVAGHGSRMKKMSACLARIDYWQGLASAAREWNWSRPVLSKDIGMQIKKGRHPAIEAIQGRSGYVPNDMYLEDPTRILLITGPNMAGKSTVLRQTAIIAILAQMGSFVPAREASIGLCDRIFSRVGASDNLAQGQSTFMVEMTETARILRQATRRSLVILDEIGRGTSTYDGLALAWAVVEELARKHEGIRTLFATHYHELTKLEQEFSVLKNYNIAVKEWKKEIVFLRRLVPGPADKSYGIEVARLAGVPDRVVDRARNILEDLERQKERKSVVREQRKTMFEQGMSMGPAQKVKEDVQSGQYTGDNDDKHGVKKGEEHPVVSRLAGLDINSMTPLEALNLLAELKKEAG, from the coding sequence ATGCCCCAAGTATCCGGCTGGAAAAATATACCTGAAAACGTAAAGCTGACTCCAATGCTGGAGCAGTATATGCAGATCAAGCAGGACTATCCAGACTGCCTGCTTTTTTTCCGCATGGGGGATTTTTACGAGCTTTTTTTTGAAGATGCCGAAACAGCTGCCCGGGAACTCCAGATAACCCTCACCGCCCGCAACCCCAATGCCGAGTTAAAGGTCCCCATGTGCGGGGTGCCTTATCATGCCTGCGAGGAATACCTGCGCCAGCTCCTGGAAAAGGGACACAAAGTGGCGGTCTGCGACCAGGTGGAAGACCCCGGTGCGGCCAAAGGACTGGTCAAAAGGGAGGTCACCAGGGTGCTCACCCCGGGAACGGTGGTGGAGGACAGCAGCCTGGAGGCCCGGGAGAACAACTACCTGGGAGCCCTTTTCTGGGATACATCCAGGGGCAGGGGAGGGCTGGCCTGGGCCGAGTTTTCCACCGGTGAATGGACCGGGCTGGAGCTTAAAAATGAGGACGAACTCTGGCAGTGGCTGCAGAAGATAAATCCTTCGGAAATACTTGTTGCCCAGGGATATGAACCGCCCAGGGCCCATGTGGGCCTGCAGCCCAGGATAAATTTTGTCCCTGCAGGCTCATATTTTGAGCCGCGCTCGGCCAGGGAGATGATACTTCGCTCACAGCAGGCGGTTTCTCTTCAGGTGCTGGACCTGGAGGACAAGCCCTGCCTGGTGCGGGCCTGCGGGGCCATCCTCATGTACATGGTCCAGACCCACAAGAAAGAGCTGACCCACCTGGCTTCATTCAAGCCCATGAATCTGACCAGGTATCTTTACCTGGACGAGGTGACCATCCGCAACCTGGAGCTTTTCCGGACCCTGGGAGGGCAAAAAGGCCCGGGCACTCTGCTGCATGTCCTGGACCGCACTCTTACCCCCATGGGGGCCAGATATCTTCAGACCAGGCTGCGCCAGCCCTGGAAAGAGCCAGGTCCTATAAATGACAACCAGCAAACTGTTGACTGTCTTTACAAAGACAACAACCTGCGCGAACTGCTGCGCCTGGAGCTGGATCAGGCCTACGACCTGGAAAGGCTCAACACCCGCATTGCCCTGAACAGGTGCAACCCCAAGGACCTGGCGGCTCTGCTTCGTTCTTTGCAGATCCTGCCGGGGATTAAAAAGGCCCTGCAGGGGATGCAGGACAAGCCAGGCCTGGTAAATAAGACCCTGGAAAACTGGGATGACATGCAGGACCTTTGTTTTACCCTGGAAAAGGCCTTAGTGGAGAATCCCCCGCACCTCATAACCGAAGGCGGTATTTTTAGATCCGGTTATGATTCACGCTTAGACGAATTAATCGAGCTTACGGACCACGGCGAATCCAAGCTCAAGGAACTGCTGGAGAAAGAGCGCACCCAAAATGACCTGCCCAAGCTCAAGCTGGGCTATAACCGGGTGTTCGGCTATTATTTCGAATTGTCCAGGGCGGTGAAGGACAGTGTTCCGGAGCATTTCCAGCGCCGTCAGACCCTGGCTTCTTCGGAGCGCTACCTGACTCCGGAGTTAAAAGACCTGGAAAACAGCATGTTGAGCGCAGCAGAGCAGCGAAAGTCCAGGGAAATGGATCTTTTCGGTGAACTCAGGCAGTTTGTGGCCGGTCATGGAAGCAGGATGAAGAAGATGTCCGCCTGTCTGGCCCGTATAGACTACTGGCAGGGTCTGGCCAGTGCGGCCCGGGAGTGGAACTGGAGCAGGCCGGTGCTTAGTAAAGACATAGGCATGCAGATAAAAAAAGGCAGGCATCCGGCCATTGAGGCCATTCAGGGGCGTTCCGGGTACGTGCCCAATGATATGTACCTGGAGGATCCGACCAGGATACTGCTCATTACCGGCCCCAATATGGCGGGCAAGTCCACAGTGCTCAGGCAGACGGCCATTATCGCCATCCTGGCCCAGATGGGTTCTTTCGTGCCGGCCAGAGAAGCAAGTATCGGGCTTTGTGACAGGATATTCTCCCGGGTGGGGGCTTCGGACAACCTGGCTCAGGGCCAGAGCACTTTCATGGTAGAAATGACTGAGACAGCCAGGATACTCAGGCAGGCCACCAGGAGAAGCTTAGTCATCCTGGATGAGATCGGCCGGGGTACAAGTACCTATGACGGCCTGGCCCTGGCCTGGGCCGTGGTGGAGGAACTGGCCCGCAAGCACGAGGGCATAAGGACCCTGTTTGCCACTCACTACCATGAACTGACTAAGCTGGAGCAGGAATTTTCAGTACTCAAGAATTACAATATCGCGGTCAAGGAGTGGAAAAAAGAAATAGTTTTTCTGCGCCGCCTGGTGCCGGGCCCGGCGGACAAGAGTTACGGGATAGAGGTGGCCAGGCTGGCCGGGGTGCCGGATCGGGTGGTGGACCGGGCCAGAAATATCCTGGAGGACCTGGAGAGGCAGAAGGAACGCAAGTCTGTGGTCCGGGAACAGAGAAAGACCATGTTTGAGCAGGGCATGTCCATGGGGCCGGCGCAGAAGGTCAAAGAGGATGTGCAGAGTGGGCAGTATACAGGGGATAATGACGATAAGCACGGTGTTAAAAAGGGTGAAGAGCATCCGGTGGTGAGCAGGCTGGCCGGCCTGGATATCAACAGCATGACTCCGCTGGAGGCGTTGAACCTGCTGGCTGAGTTGAAGAAAGAGGCTGGGTGA